A single genomic interval of Bradyrhizobium japonicum USDA 6 harbors:
- a CDS encoding M20/M25/M40 family metallo-hydrolase: MSRSFPVPSLAPLIASFWLACAATFAHAEPMTDVHALAQKEQQPLLDTLRDLVSIESGSKDIDGLNQIAERVAGQLKQLGGTVEILHPTDVYRLDDTPETIGPAVHAVFKGTGSKKIMLIAHMDTVYLKGMLKDQPFRVDGDKAYGLGIADDKQGVALILHTVAMLQKLNFRDYGTLTVLTNGDEEISSPGWRSTITKFAADQDVVFSFEGGGTDGTLRLATSGIGSAYLTVHGKSSHAGARPEGGVNALYELSHQVLQMKDLSKPEQGLKLNWTVSKAGTNRNVIPADASAQADARALKVADFDELQKALQEKIKNRLLPDSGVELKFEVRRPPLEANDASRRVAAYGKTIYGEIGLSLKVDEKATGGGTDAAFAALKTSGAVVEGMGLSGFGAHSNDAEYVQINSIVPRLYLATRMIMDLSTGKLK; the protein is encoded by the coding sequence ATGTCCCGATCGTTCCCTGTTCCGTCGCTCGCTCCCTTGATCGCATCGTTCTGGCTGGCATGTGCCGCAACGTTTGCGCATGCGGAACCGATGACCGATGTGCATGCGCTGGCGCAAAAGGAACAGCAGCCGCTGCTCGACACGCTGCGCGATCTCGTCAGCATCGAATCCGGCAGCAAGGACATCGACGGCCTGAACCAGATCGCCGAGCGCGTTGCCGGCCAGCTCAAGCAGCTCGGCGGCACGGTGGAGATTTTGCACCCCACCGACGTCTATCGCCTCGACGACACGCCCGAGACGATCGGCCCGGCCGTGCACGCCGTGTTCAAGGGCACCGGCAGCAAGAAGATCATGCTGATCGCCCACATGGACACGGTGTACCTGAAGGGCATGCTGAAGGACCAGCCGTTCCGCGTCGACGGCGACAAGGCCTACGGCCTCGGCATTGCCGACGACAAGCAGGGCGTCGCGCTCATTCTCCATACCGTGGCGATGCTCCAGAAACTCAACTTCAGGGACTACGGCACGCTCACGGTGCTCACCAATGGCGACGAGGAGATCTCCTCGCCCGGCTGGCGCAGCACCATCACCAAATTCGCCGCGGACCAGGACGTGGTGTTCTCGTTCGAGGGCGGCGGCACCGACGGCACGCTGCGCCTTGCCACCAGCGGCATCGGCTCGGCCTATCTCACGGTGCACGGCAAGTCCTCGCACGCCGGCGCGCGGCCCGAGGGCGGCGTCAACGCGCTGTATGAGCTCTCGCACCAGGTGCTGCAGATGAAGGACCTGTCCAAGCCCGAGCAGGGCCTGAAGCTGAACTGGACGGTCTCGAAGGCCGGCACCAACCGCAACGTGATCCCGGCCGATGCCTCGGCCCAGGCCGATGCGCGTGCGCTCAAGGTCGCCGATTTCGACGAGTTGCAGAAGGCGCTGCAGGAGAAGATCAAGAATCGCCTGCTGCCCGACTCCGGGGTCGAGCTGAAATTCGAGGTGCGCCGCCCGCCGCTGGAGGCCAACGACGCCTCGCGCCGCGTCGCGGCCTACGGCAAGACGATCTATGGGGAGATCGGACTGTCCCTCAAGGTCGACGAGAAGGCGACCGGCGGCGGCACCGACGCCGCGTTTGCCGCGCTCAAGACCAGCGGCGCCGTGGTGGAAGGCATGGGCCTGTCCGGCTTCGGCGCGCACTCCAACGATGCCGAATACGTCCAGATCAACAGTATCGTGCCGCGGCTCTATCTGGCCACGCGCATGATCATGGACCTGTCCACCGGCAAGCTGAAATAG
- a CDS encoding sensor histidine kinase → MHIVAVAMVAIFLPLVLFWLLNSEVDQLHREAMRAQAEVLAERIVAAPDGLLTFNLPDSLRGLYSEAYGRYLYDIRDAEGHLLFSSRRKTGAAASAPPTLSETISGAGVTRIIDGKIVRIRVAEDLAHRDVIIDDIISNFFRRVGWITIPILLILLAADIIIFRRAIAPLWKASEEASNIGPARTDIRLPTEQIPREIMPLVTAVNQALDRLEDGFRVQRQFTADAAHQLRTPLTILRTRIETLGDGAARQALHDDIEGMSRIVAQLLEIAELDTLVLDPGETADLRAVCAEVVGSIAPLAIAQHKDIALKGADAPVLIHGNAEMLQRAIFNLAENAIKFTAKDTAVDVEVREDGSVRVRDCGPGIAEAERELIFQRFWRADRQRSDGAGLGLSIVRGVADDHAATVAVENLPGGGAEFTLRFRLAEGAVAAPSLGQS, encoded by the coding sequence ATGCACATCGTGGCGGTCGCGATGGTCGCGATCTTCCTGCCGCTGGTGCTGTTCTGGCTGCTCAATTCCGAAGTCGACCAGCTGCACCGCGAAGCCATGCGGGCACAGGCCGAGGTGCTGGCCGAGCGCATCGTCGCGGCGCCGGACGGCCTGCTGACGTTCAACCTGCCGGACAGCCTGCGGGGCCTCTATTCGGAAGCCTACGGCCGCTATCTCTACGACATCCGCGATGCCGAAGGCCATTTGCTGTTTTCGTCCCGCCGCAAGACGGGAGCGGCAGCGTCGGCGCCGCCGACTCTTTCCGAGACGATTTCCGGCGCCGGCGTCACCCGCATCATCGACGGCAAGATCGTGCGCATCCGCGTGGCCGAGGACCTGGCGCATCGCGACGTCATCATCGACGACATCATCTCGAACTTCTTCCGCCGGGTCGGCTGGATCACCATTCCGATCCTGCTGATCCTGCTCGCCGCCGACATCATCATCTTCCGCCGCGCCATCGCGCCATTGTGGAAGGCGTCGGAGGAGGCCAGCAATATCGGGCCGGCGCGCACCGACATCCGCCTGCCGACGGAGCAGATCCCGCGCGAGATCATGCCGCTGGTCACCGCCGTCAACCAGGCGCTCGACCGGCTCGAGGACGGTTTTCGGGTGCAGCGGCAGTTCACGGCGGACGCCGCGCATCAATTGCGCACGCCGCTCACGATCCTGCGCACGCGGATCGAGACGCTGGGCGATGGCGCCGCAAGGCAGGCGCTGCACGACGACATCGAAGGCATGAGCCGCATCGTCGCCCAACTGCTGGAGATCGCCGAACTCGACACCCTGGTGCTCGATCCCGGCGAGACCGCGGATCTGCGCGCCGTCTGCGCCGAGGTGGTCGGCTCCATCGCGCCGCTCGCGATCGCGCAGCACAAGGACATCGCGCTGAAGGGCGCCGACGCGCCGGTGCTGATCCACGGCAATGCGGAGATGCTCCAGCGCGCGATCTTCAACCTCGCCGAAAACGCCATCAAGTTCACGGCGAAGGATACCGCGGTCGACGTCGAGGTGCGCGAGGACGGTTCGGTGCGCGTGCGCGATTGCGGCCCCGGCATCGCGGAGGCCGAGCGCGAGCTGATCTTCCAGCGCTTCTGGCGCGCCGACCGCCAGCGCAGCGACGGCGCGGGCCTCGGGCTCTCGATCGTGCGCGGGGTCGCGGACGATCATGCCGCGACGGTGGCGGTGGAAAATCTTCCAGGCGGCGGCGCGGAGTTCACGCTGCGGTTTCGGCTGGCGGAGGGAGCCGTTGCTGCTCCCTCCCTTGGTCAGAGCTGA
- a CDS encoding response regulator transcription factor, whose product MRLLIVEDNVELSRLVAAGLSAAGYQSDIVSTAAEAREAVSSISYAAMILDLGLPDGDGLSVLRELRRQMEPLPVLVLTARGGLQDRVSGLRSGADDYLAKPFAMEELVARLEAILRRPGQLLGRSLRLANLVYDTESRQIFVDDQPRIISARETSVLEILLRRQGRVVPKKNVEDHIFGLEGEVASNAVEVYVSRLRKQLAEHGAKVVIHTIRGVGYLMSEEK is encoded by the coding sequence ATGCGCCTTCTGATCGTCGAGGACAATGTCGAGCTGTCGCGGCTCGTTGCCGCCGGGCTGTCGGCCGCCGGCTACCAGAGCGACATCGTGAGCACCGCGGCCGAGGCGCGCGAGGCGGTCAGCAGCATCAGCTACGCTGCGATGATTCTCGACCTCGGCCTTCCCGACGGCGATGGCCTGTCGGTGCTGCGCGAGCTGCGCCGGCAGATGGAGCCGCTGCCGGTGCTGGTGCTGACCGCGCGCGGCGGCCTGCAGGACCGCGTCAGCGGCCTGCGCAGCGGCGCCGACGACTATCTGGCAAAGCCGTTCGCCATGGAGGAGCTGGTGGCGCGGCTGGAGGCGATCCTGCGCCGGCCGGGCCAGCTGCTCGGCCGCTCGTTGCGCCTCGCCAATCTCGTCTACGACACCGAAAGCCGCCAGATCTTCGTCGACGACCAGCCGCGGATCATCTCCGCGCGCGAGACCTCGGTGCTGGAGATTTTGCTGCGCCGGCAGGGGCGGGTGGTGCCGAAGAAGAACGTCGAGGACCACATCTTCGGGCTCGAAGGCGAGGTCGCCTCCAACGCGGTCGAGGTCTACGTCTCGCGGCTGCGCAAGCAGCTCGCCGAGCACGGCGCCAAGGTCGTGATCCACACCATCCGCGGCGTCGGCTATCTCATGTCCGAGGAGAAATAG
- a CDS encoding ABC transporter substrate-binding protein has translation MAGAATWTTVSYGQKPSMPVIGYLCPESPELFASRLEAFRQGLEEAGFVAGRNVAIDFQWANGQYSRLPALAAELVARNVDLIVAPGGAPVALAAKATGTTKTIVFEMGGDPVQLRVVDSLSRPGGNITGVSSLSVDVSPKRLELMRDLLPTATRLAVVANPTSPTAPSQLQKLQAAAEALRVQLQIYSASKEDEFESMFAAVARDGAKDGPSGVVFTSDPYFAFRSVRLAALAMKYQLPAITQTRDFPVAGGLMSYGGDFMQSHRRAGIYAGRILSGEKPSDLPVQLVTKVELVVNLKAAKLLGHPFSAAVIAGADEVIE, from the coding sequence ATGGCAGGCGCCGCGACGTGGACGACCGTCTCGTATGGGCAGAAGCCCTCCATGCCTGTCATCGGCTATCTTTGCCCGGAGTCACCCGAGCTCTTTGCCAGCCGACTAGAGGCTTTCCGACAGGGACTGGAGGAAGCCGGCTTCGTCGCGGGTCGCAATGTGGCGATCGACTTTCAGTGGGCTAACGGACAATATTCTCGATTGCCTGCCCTGGCTGCCGAATTGGTCGCCAGAAATGTGGACCTGATCGTGGCTCCTGGCGGGGCTCCCGTGGCACTTGCCGCGAAGGCTACGGGTACGACCAAGACGATCGTGTTCGAGATGGGCGGCGACCCCGTTCAGCTGCGCGTGGTGGACAGCCTGTCGCGGCCGGGCGGAAATATCACGGGGGTATCGAGCCTGAGCGTCGATGTGTCGCCAAAGCGGCTTGAGCTGATGCGCGACCTGTTGCCCACGGCGACCAGATTGGCGGTGGTCGCCAACCCGACAAGTCCGACCGCACCATCACAATTGCAGAAGCTTCAGGCGGCCGCAGAAGCCCTGCGGGTTCAACTGCAGATCTACAGCGCAAGCAAGGAGGATGAATTCGAATCCATGTTCGCTGCCGTGGCCAGGGACGGGGCCAAGGACGGGCCGAGCGGAGTTGTGTTTACCTCCGACCCCTATTTTGCATTTCGCAGTGTCCGGCTGGCGGCTCTCGCGATGAAATATCAATTGCCCGCAATCACGCAGACCCGAGACTTTCCCGTGGCTGGAGGTTTGATGAGCTACGGCGGAGATTTCATGCAGTCGCACCGTCGCGCGGGTATCTATGCCGGACGCATTCTGTCGGGTGAGAAGCCTTCTGATCTTCCGGTTCAACTCGTCACGAAGGTGGAGCTCGTTGTCAATTTGAAGGCAGCGAAACTGCTCGGCCATCCGTTCTCCGCAGCAGTCATTGCCGGCGCAGACGAAGTGATCGAGTAA
- a CDS encoding cache domain-containing protein, with protein MIPQDRFRGLFHKYLLALFVAVAIPLAFNGVIEAWFGYRDQRARLDQWLSLQSASAAAEIHDFIHGITSQLGWLVQLPWSDEFDERRRTDALRLLRQAPAIVSLTLLDGNGLERLYISRIGLNRIESRTDRSADPALVGARAAQIWFSDVSYNRGSEPYLTVGMAGNRPAVGAVIAEVNLKLIWDVISAIKVGRTGSAFVLDRSGRLIAHPDISLVLRGAEEATSKPFRAVRDAIGSKAGFATSRDAQGHYVAASAAPVQGPDWTVVVVQPLSEAYAPIYSALWRTAMLLAISTMLAGILAYALAHRMTEPIKLLEEGTERIGAGSFDHRISIDTGDEFQRLANSFNRMASELALAQQHQERIAKLKRFLAPQVADLVDRAGDDSVLDGRRTEVVVVFCDLRGFTAFSAGATPEEVMSVLSEYYESLGRVIAKFEATLINFSGDGLMVLVNAPVPVEEPALRAIDLAVDMQTNVQALIAGWRSRGYHVGFGIGLASGPATVGRIGYEDRLDYTAIGSVVNLAARLCASAADKEILIDAKVAADVKGRRPVEDLGGREIKGFDEAIPVFGISFEALQPSGRRMPGAIR; from the coding sequence ATGATTCCTCAGGATCGGTTTCGCGGCCTTTTTCATAAATATCTGCTCGCGCTTTTCGTGGCTGTCGCGATCCCACTTGCATTCAACGGCGTCATTGAGGCGTGGTTCGGCTATCGCGATCAGCGCGCGAGGCTCGACCAGTGGCTTAGCCTCCAGTCCGCATCCGCGGCCGCCGAAATTCACGATTTCATCCACGGCATCACGAGTCAGCTTGGCTGGCTGGTTCAGCTTCCATGGAGTGACGAGTTCGACGAACGCCGGCGGACCGACGCGTTGCGCCTGCTTCGACAAGCGCCCGCCATCGTCAGTCTCACACTTCTCGACGGCAACGGCTTGGAGCGTCTCTACATCTCGCGGATCGGCCTCAATCGTATCGAGAGCCGCACGGACCGATCAGCCGATCCCGCCTTGGTTGGTGCCCGCGCGGCTCAGATCTGGTTCAGCGACGTCAGCTACAATCGAGGCTCCGAACCGTACTTGACGGTCGGGATGGCCGGCAACCGGCCGGCTGTCGGCGCAGTCATAGCCGAAGTGAACCTCAAGCTGATTTGGGACGTGATCTCGGCGATCAAGGTCGGAAGGACCGGCTCCGCCTTCGTCCTGGACCGATCGGGTCGCCTGATCGCCCATCCCGACATCAGCCTCGTGCTCCGCGGGGCGGAGGAAGCAACCTCCAAACCGTTTCGGGCCGTGCGGGACGCGATAGGGTCGAAAGCGGGCTTCGCAACGAGCCGGGATGCACAAGGACACTATGTTGCTGCCAGCGCTGCTCCCGTACAGGGCCCCGACTGGACAGTCGTGGTCGTGCAGCCGCTGTCCGAAGCTTACGCGCCGATCTATTCCGCCCTGTGGCGGACGGCAATGCTCCTCGCAATCAGCACCATGCTCGCAGGGATTCTTGCCTATGCATTGGCGCACCGGATGACGGAGCCGATCAAGTTGCTCGAGGAGGGCACGGAGAGGATTGGTGCCGGGTCCTTTGACCACCGCATCTCGATTGACACCGGGGACGAGTTCCAGCGTCTTGCAAACAGTTTCAACAGAATGGCTTCCGAGCTGGCGCTGGCGCAGCAGCACCAGGAGCGCATCGCCAAGCTCAAGCGGTTCCTTGCCCCCCAGGTCGCCGATCTCGTCGATCGAGCCGGCGATGACAGCGTGCTGGACGGCCGCCGTACGGAAGTCGTCGTTGTCTTCTGCGATTTGAGGGGGTTCACCGCGTTTTCAGCAGGCGCCACGCCCGAGGAGGTCATGAGCGTATTGTCGGAATATTATGAAAGCCTTGGCAGGGTCATCGCGAAATTCGAAGCAACGCTGATCAATTTCTCCGGCGACGGACTGATGGTGCTGGTGAACGCACCTGTCCCGGTCGAAGAGCCTGCATTGAGAGCCATCGATCTCGCCGTCGACATGCAGACGAACGTGCAAGCCCTCATCGCCGGCTGGCGATCGCGTGGCTACCACGTTGGTTTCGGAATCGGCCTTGCCAGCGGGCCGGCGACTGTCGGCCGGATCGGATACGAGGACCGGCTCGACTACACCGCCATCGGGAGCGTCGTGAATCTTGCGGCCCGGCTGTGCGCATCTGCCGCAGACAAGGAAATCCTGATCGACGCCAAAGTCGCCGCCGACGTCAAGGGCAGGCGGCCCGTTGAGGATCTCGGGGGCCGCGAAATCAAAGGATTTGACGAAGCCATTCCAGTCTTCGGAATATCCTTCGAGGCTCTCCAGCCGAGTGGCCGCAGGATGCCTGGCGCAATCCGCTAG